From Coregonus clupeaformis isolate EN_2021a chromosome 2, ASM2061545v1, whole genome shotgun sequence:
ACCCGTCTCACTCTGCTGACCCCTACATCACCCGGAGATCCAAGTCTGTGACCGTGAATAAGGAAGGAAAGGTATTCCACCCATCTCCCGGGCCAAAGAGCACCCCTGTGAAGAGCATCATCAATGTTAATGTGAACAGGTGAGACTCCATTTCGGCCATCCATATCCTCTCAGACAGAATAATAGTTTTAGGCCACTGTGTTTGACTGTTTGGGTCTTTGGTTTTTCAGGGCAGTGCACTCTGCAAACTACACCATGAATATACCATCTGTGATGGCATACTGATGTGAAAACTTGCTATCTGAGGTTGTACTGAATTATGTTGTTCAAATATCAATATATTTTAATTATCTTTCACATTGACATTTTAAGTTTTTGAAAAATCCAGTATAACACTAAGAAATGGTGCTGTCCTGTTGAGTGTGTAAGCTGGAAGCCCCACCATGATGCCTGACCTGCACTGAATGATTTATGAGTCTCCATGGAAACTCCTAACAAATAGACAACCGGCTCCTGTTGGACTTTATTGACGTATTAAAGGCATGCTTTGAAATTCTGATTCGCTTTTTGTTGACTGATTGAACTTTTACAGTGTAGTTTAATGCTGACTAGTTTAACGAAGACTATCTTGAGCATCAATATCATGTGGTGGTAATAATAGATGACATGACACAAATAAGATAATACATTTGTATTATTTTTGTATTACCAATGGTAACATATTCAGAAAACCTTTAAATCACAAGGCACAGTTGGTATTCACAAGGCATAACAAACCTATTCCTTTTTAAAAAGATAAATGGTTGCATTTTTGGCAGTGATAAGCAAATTCCCAATTGCATCATAATGTCCACAGGTATTGATATGATCTGTTCATCTGTTAAGTTTATAAACGCCACTGTAGTATGACTTATCCACTGTGCAGCTTGTGGAACCATATATAATGTATTTTGTCCTGAAATATTCTGTATGAGATGGGGACAGTTCAGTTCTTGCTCCAGTTGGACAGGTCTGTGCATGTCCCGGTCCACGGGTCTCAAGCCGTGGGGTAAACGGTGATGACATCATGTCCCTCTGGAGGTATCGTCCGGGCGCGGGCATGGGTCTCGCAGTACAGCTGCCCCTCCACAAAGAAGTAGCCCCTCTGCTTCAGGTTGACTTTGCAGTCGGAGCACACAAAACATCCAGGGTGGCGGAACTTATCTCTGGCCTTCACCACTGTGCCTCTGCAGGGGACAAGAGAGAGTTGACGGTCTTACTTTGGGAGCAGGGGACAAGAGAGAGTTAACTGTCTTACTTTGGGAGCAGGGGACAAGAGAGAGTTAACTGTCTTGCTTTGGGAGCAGGGGACAAGAGAGAGTTAACTGTCTTACTTTGGGAGCAGGGGACAAGAGAGAGTTAACTGTCTTACTTTGGGAGCAGGGGACAAGAGAGAGTTAACTGTCTTACTTTGGGAGCAGGGGACAAGAGAGAGTTGACTGTCTTACTTTGGGAGCAGGGGACAAGAGAGAGTTAAATGTCTTACTTTGGGAGCAGGGGACAAGAGAGATTTGACTGTCTTACTTTGGGAGCAGGGGAGCAGGGGACAAGAGAGATTACTGTCTTACTTTGCCTAATCTTGTCTACCAGACACTTCCTCCCAATGCTCAAAATTATTGTTATTATGCACTTTGCGCAATTAGCCTAGGCAGGATGTTATACTTTGCCATCCAGATAGATTTATGGATCCAAAACCATCATAGCGCTAATCATACCCCACTTAGACCTTGGTCTTATCCAACAGCAGATGTGCCCCACCACATCAAAAGTATCTGAGGCAGGTATATTCTCTTACTCAATCATTTCATGTACTTCTTACTTTCATCCCCCAAaaccaaaagatgagagaggacagaTTTGGCTAGGTTGACACTGTCATCTTGTGTTTCCTTGCCGCAAAAACATTCCTGCCATGGTTTCTCATTACCTTCCTGTTCACATGTGTATAATTTAGTGGAGGTCCTTAGTGGTTTATTAATACATTCTTTTTGGTTTAGTCATTATCCGGAACATGAAGAGGGTAGGATCAGACAGGTCATTGAGAGAGGGTAGGATCAGACGGGTCATTGGGCGGGGGCAGGATCAGACGGGTCATTGGGAGAGGGCAGCACCATGACACTCCAGTACCTTATTTCCTATCAGTCAGTCTGGGTAGTGGGTACTCACACTATGCCGTTTCCACACTTGTCACAGAGGGGTAGTTTCTGTAGCGATCCCGCCGGTGGAGGAGGCCTTGTCACTGGAGCTCTGACACTCCTAGTAATCAATGGCTTTACTCCTATTAACGCACAAAACATTTGTTTACTGCTGTGTGAAAGTGTCAATCCCCGTTACATGTAATCTGTTTCTACCCAACCTGTGTGCTTGGATTTATCTCACCATCAGTCTCCACGTGTTCCTGCAGAGCCTTAAAGGAGCCTGACTGACGTGGTTCATGTGGCCTCTCCTGGTCATCCTGGAGCATCCGGTACACATGAGACTCCTTGATGGAGGACAGTGTCTTACCACTAGGAtgcaagagggagaggagatagaaTTTTACCATATGGTACCTTTTTCTGGAAATCCTCTGGCTTTCACCATAATATAATTTTCTGGAAATGTAAGCAGAGGTGGTTCCATTTGTAACTAAGGaatagcaaacacacacacacacacacacacacacacacacacacacacacacacacacacacacacacacacacacacacacacacacacacacacacacacacacacacacacacacacacacacacacacacacacacacacatacctatgATTACCTTAAATGGACCTGTTCCTCTAGTGAGGTGATCTGAGCCAGCTGCTGAGCGGCCGAGACGTTGGCCTCAGAGTACAGGTTAATAGGGGAGTTATACTGAGCACTGGGGCCCAGGGGTTGGTCTGTGCCGGGGTTAGCAGACAGAGGAGGGTCAGGGGGGAAGAGGGTGACCACTGTCTGATGGCCATTTCCCATCAGGCCTTGCGGAGGAGGGCACTCGCTGAGGGCGGAGGTCAGTGATAGCAAAGCCAGAGGTGGGGCAAGGAAGAAGAGA
This genomic window contains:
- the pdlim3b gene encoding PDZ and LIM domain protein 3b isoform X1 translates to MPQNVVLDGPAPWGFRLTGGKDFNQPLTITRVTPGSKASLANLCPGDIILAIEGVSTECMTHSEAQNKIKDPASQLGLKIERPETKLWSPQVTEDGKANPFKLNLEAEQQDLGYFEHKFNVRPKLFLPAGQSSECPPPQGLMGNGHQTVVTLFPPDPPLSANPGTDQPLGPSAQYNSPINLYSEANVSAAQQLAQITSLEEQVHLSGKTLSSIKESHVYRMLQDDQERPHEPRQSGSFKALQEHVETDGVKPLITRSVRAPVTRPPPPAGSLQKLPLCDKCGNGIVGTVVKARDKFRHPGCFVCSDCKVNLKQRGYFFVEGQLYCETHARARTIPPEGHDVITVYPTA